A window of Candidatus Nitrospira allomarina genomic DNA:
TTGATGACCATGGACAGAAGAATTTCGAGCGGATGAAACCGCACGCCGGTGGTGACATCAAAATCCACATCGGTATGGTGCACCATGTGCAAGCGCCAGAGGATGGGGACCGCATGCATCAACACATGCTGAAAATACACCACCAGATCCAACAGGATGACGGCGAGGCTGAGTTCCACCCACCAGGGCCAATCCAGTTGATGAAAGATCCCCACTTGCGCTTGCCCTGCCAGGACCGCCGCACCCACCGCCCCTGATGCCAGAAGCACCCGGATGAAGAGGGTGCTGACGCCCCCCATGGCGAGATTGATGATCCAGCGTGTGGACCGGTCGGCAGACCATGGACGTCGGGGAGCCATGCGTTCCCATATGGCCATGATGGCGAGGATGCCGATAAATGCGCTGATGCGAATGATGAGGTCAGTGTTCATGGGGAGACTTTAGATTTGCCTTAACACACTAGCTCACCTTCCCGTGTCGGACAAAGGAAAAGGAGGGGAATCCTTTGACAGGGGGTCATAGGGGGAAAATCCTATTCTGAATGGTGACATTAGCACTTGGCGCGACTCGTTTTTTTTTCGGTGCATTCCGGGGTTTCGCCCCCGGACGGCGAGGTTTCGCCTGGTGCGTCTCGAAGAGCGCGACATTTGTTGTGGAGGCAAAAGGACCCAAAACCATTGACGCCCCGTCTGGCCTTATTGCAGAGGAGGGACGCGAACCTTTTGAAGAGCGGCCCAACTCGCCGGGCTCAGACACGGGCCGCTAAATGCGAAGAGCGTCCCTCCTTGAGCCAGCCGGCAGGCGTCGGACAAAGTAGGAGAGGAACCTTTATGGGATTCATTAGAAAGTGGGAGAATCGCAGGAAGGATAGAAAGGATAAAGAAGCTGCGGTTCAGCTCCTGAGCGGAGCGCTTGCGTGGGGCGTCTTTTCCTTTTTGAGCTTCCGGGGTTTCGCCCCCGGACGGCGAGGTTTCGCCTGGTGCGTCTCGAAGAGCGCGACATTTGTTGTGGAGGCAAAAGTGGCCAAAACCATTGACGCCCCGTCTGGCCTTATTGCAGAGGAGGGACGCGAACTTTTTGAAGAGCGGCCCAACTCGCCGGGCTCAGACACGGGCCGCTAAATGCGAAGAGCGTCCCTCCTTGAGCCAGCCGGCAGGCGTCGGACAAAGTAGGAGAGGAACCTTTATGGGTTTCTAGGAAAAGTGGGAGAATGGCAAGAATGATAGTAAAGGGAAGATAAATGCCGGGGTTTTGCCCCCGGACGGCGAGGTCCTTTTGTTTCAGCAAAAGGACCCAAAACCATTGACGCCCCGTCTGGCCTTATTGCAGAGAAGGGACGCGAACTTTTTGAAGAGCGGCCCAACTCGCCGGGCTCACACAAGGGCCGCCAGATGCGAAGAGCGTCCCTCCTTGGGCCAGCCGGCAGGCGTCGAAAAAAAGTCATGTGTGGGAGGAGAACGTGTGGTGTGAAACGGGCGTGAAGTGGTTAGGGCACAGATCCTTCGCGTTCGCTCAGGATGACAACGCAGAGAGAACGGGTTGCTAACAATCTGCAAGGATATCGGAGCGGGAGAAGAGAGAGGCTCGATTACACCTAGTAGAAATGATGCTTTCAGA
This region includes:
- a CDS encoding sterol desaturase family protein, producing MNTDLIIRISAFIGILAIMAIWERMAPRRPWSADRSTRWIINLAMGGVSTLFIRVLLASGAVGAAVLAGQAQVGIFHQLDWPWWVELSLAVILLDLVVYFQHVLMHAVPILWRLHMVHHTDVDFDVTTGVRFHPLEILLSMVIKIAAVLLIGASPGAVVAFEVLLNATSMFNHSNVRIPWTVDRLLRWFLVTPDMHRIHHSVIPRETNRNFGFNLPWWDRVLGTYLPDPSRGQTGMTIGLEAYRDPGKLTWLMLMALPFLGKPGQYPTWMADETEVTQRQE